In the Candidatus Zixiibacteriota bacterium genome, TCAATGACCGTATCGAGAGTTTTCTGAACGTCTGATTGTGTGCTCAGAGCAACTGGGAACAACTTCAGAACGTTTGAAACTTTGATAAAGTCCTTGCGCAGTTCAGCATCGTGCACATACGTATCATCTGAGGCTGGAATGCTTTTCCCAACCATTAATTTAGCAGACCAAGAAGAAATTCCCAGTTCCGCACAAGTCCTCAGAAACAGTTTTCGACCCGTGTGCCAGCGAAAGAGTCCGTGATTCGCTATTCCCGCTCTTTTGACTAAACCCTTAAAGATTTTCTGGATTCCGTGAACCGTCATGTGTCCGCTTCGTTTTGACTGGAACAGATACTTGTTACTCTTGTCTATTGTGTTCAGATATTTGTCCAAAATCGGCTTAAATTCCGCACTAACGAAACTTCTTGCCACCACATTTTCTTTCTTTGTGTTGATTAAAATCGGAATTGGTGTGTCACCTTGAACAGCGAAGGTTTGCCACTCTAGGAGAGCAACGTCACCGATTCGCAAGCCCATAAGAAAAACTTCCAAAAGCACTTGTTCCCGTAAGTCTGCGGTTTTTGCCATCTCTTGAATTTCACTTATTACGGTTCTGTGGTCACGGGTCGTTGCTACGGTTCTGTAGAT is a window encoding:
- a CDS encoding site-specific integrase, with the protein product IYRTVATTRDHRTVISEIQEMAKTADLREQVLLEVFLMGLRIGDVALLEWQTFAVQGDTPIPILINTKKENVVARSFVSAEFKPILDKYLNTIDKSNKYLFQSKRSGHMTVHGIQKIFKGLVKRAGIANHGLFRWHTGRKLFLRTCAELGISSWSAKLMVGKSIPASDDTYVHDAELRKDFIKVSNVLKLFPVALSTQSDVQKTLDTVIEVLRALMEDACKQKGLMKKTKSRDWLKLYESIQPESERKERVKID